The nucleotide sequence TTATTCCAATGAGCTACGAACTCGACCCACTTCCGTACGATTACGACGCACTGGAGCCGCACATCTCCGAACAGGTGCTGACCTGGCATCACGACACCCACCATCAGGGCTACGTCAACGGCTGGAACAGCGCCGAGGAGACCCTCGAGGAGAACCGCGAGGCGGGCGACTTCGGCTCCTCGGCGGGCGCCATCCGGAACGTCACCCACAACGGGTCGGGGCACATCCTCCACGACCTGTTCTGGAACAGCATGTCGCCGGAGGGAGGCGACGAGCCGAGCGGCGCCCTCGCCGACCGGATCGAGGAGGACTTCGGCTCCTACGAGGCCTGGAAGGGCGAATTCGAGGCCGCCGCCGGCAACGCCAGTGGTTGGGCCCTGCTCGTATACGACAGCTTCTCGAACCAGCTTCGCAACGTCGTGGTCGACAACCACGACGAGGGCGCGCTCTGGGGTTCCCATCCCATCCTCGCGCTCGACGTCTGGGAGCACTCCTACTACCACGACTACGGCCCGGCCCGCGGCGACTTCGTCGACAACTTCTTCGAGGTCGTCGACTGGGAGGAACCGAGCGCCCGCTTCGAGCAGGCCGTCGAACTGTTCGAGTAAGCGGTAGCCGCAACGCGACGACTCGGCCGATCCGATTTTTTTCGCCCCCACCCAGCCAGTGGCGATACCACGCCGTCAGTTTCGACGACCTAACCAAACAGCACAAGCCGGATGACAACGTTCGAACCAGTATGACACGATCGGTTACGCGACGGCGCCTCGTCGTCACCGCAGGCACGCTGACAGCGGCTCTCGCCGGCTGTACCGGCGGGACGGACGACACAGCCGAGCCGACGCCCACGACGACGGACTCGACGGCCGCCCTCACCGATTCCGCGCCCGTTCCCGAGGACGCGTCGTGTGGCGTCTGTAACATGATGCCCGCGAAGTTCCCGGACTACAACGCCCAGTTGACCGTCGAGGCGGGCGACCGCGTCTTCTTCTGCTCGTCGGGCTGTCTGGCTGCCTACTACGTCGACCCCGGCAACTTCGAGCCGGCCCACGAGGGCGCGACGTTCGCGGGGCTCTGGGTCCACGACCACGAGACGACGGAGTTGATCGGCGCACGGTCGGCGTGGTTCGTCCGCGAGACGAACGCCGATCGGGTAGCCGACCCGATGCAGCGCAACCCGTTGCCCTTCGCTGCCGAGAGCGACGCGGAGGCGTACGTCGCCGAGTACGACGATCTCTCCGAATCGGATATCCTCCGTCTGACCGACTTCGATATGGATCTGGCGACGTTCTACCGCGGCCGCTTCTTCGAGTAGGTTCGGTACCGTTTACGGGGCCGCCCGCCTATCCACACGCATGCCACGACCCAAGGAGTCGTTCGACGAAACCTTCGCCTGTGAGTTCTACACGCCCGAGGAGTTGCTCGACCCGGAGCGGATGTACACGATCGGGGAGATCGCCCGCCTGTTGCAGGGGCTGGAGCCCGACGCCGAGGTCGACGAGGGGACCGAGGCCGTCATCGTCGACTGGGCGGTGCCGTGGGTGATGATCAACGCCGAGGACCTGGTGATCGCCGAACCGCCGACGGAGGAGGATCCGGGCTACTACGGCCTGCGGGAGGACTAGCCCATCCGCGCCGCCTCGCCCGCCCGTTCGACGGTCGCGTAGGCGTCGGTCGTGACGCTCGGCCCGTGGCCGGTATGGAGGGCCGCGAGGTCGGGATCGACCGTCTCCCGGAGCCGGTCGATGCTCCGGATCAGCGTCTCGCGGTCCCCTTCCTCCAGATCCGTCCGTCCGAAGGCGCCGTTCGCGAACACCAGATCGCCCGCGAAACAGACCCGTGTCGACGGCGCGTACAGGCAGACGTGATCGTTCTTGTGGCCCGGCGTGTGGACGACCGAGAAGTCGTCGTCGCCGAGGCGGACCGTCCCGCCGAGTTCCCGGTCGACCGACGGCTGACCCGGATCGTACCCCCACGTCTCGACGCCGAAGGCCTCGCGGACGGCGTCGACGTTACCGACGTGGTCCGGGTGGGTGTGGGTGAGGACGACGGCGTCGAGGCCGTCGCTCCGGGCGTCGACGCGGCTCACCACTTCGAAGTTCGCGCCGGTGTCGACGAGTACCGTCCGGTCGCCGGTCACGAGGAAGGCATTGCTGGTGAACGCCTGCACGTCGGCCGCGAGGTTCTCGATATCGGTCATGTGGTTGCCCTACCGGTCCTCGCGGCTTGAACGGTTCGTCCCGGCCTCGCTCCGCTATCCCTCCGCGTAGCGAGGGGACCGCGTCCCTCGGGCCCACCGTCGAACCGGCGGATTGCCGTCCCCGGGCCTCCGCGGCGTCCGCGGCCGTGGGACTAGTTCCGCACCCACTCTTCGAGCGTGAACGCCTCGTACTCCGTGCGGTCGGCGAGGTTCCAGTCGTCGGGGTTCCAGTCGGGGAAGGACGTATCGCCCTCGTACTCGTCGGGGATCCGACTGAGCACCATCCGGTCGGCGTGGGGCTGGAACAGGTCGTAGATCGCCGCGCCGCCGATGACGTAGGCCCGGTCGCTCCCGAGCGATTCGACGGTCGCCACCGCGTCGTCGACGCCGGTGGCGTGGTGGGCCGACGCGACGTCGTACTCGGTCGTCGACCGACTCAACACGACTTGGGCGGTCCCGGGGAGGTCGTCGCGCATCGAATCGAAGGTTCGCCGACCGAGGATCACGGGCGAATCCGCGATCCGTTCCCGATACTGGCGCTTGTCGGCCGGGATCGACGGCCACGGCAGGTCGCCGTCCCGACCGATCACGCCGTTCGCCGCCACCGCGGCGACGGTTATCAGTTGCATGCCGTCTCTCACCTCACCGCCGTCCGCGGCCGTCCGTCGGCGGACGCCGCGACGCGCATCCGTTCCATCGGGGATTATCGTCGCGGCGTGGACAAAAACGTCCCCCTCGGGTCGTCGGTCCCACGATGGGGCACTCCCGATGGTTAAAGTAGCCCGGCGCCCCCCTCGAAGTTATGGACGTCAAACTGCTCGAAGCGACGCCCGATCCGGAGCGGGTGATCTGCTCGGCGGCGCGAAACGACTACCTCTCGGAGTTCGTCGGCGACGTCCCCTTCCAGGAGGCGATGGAGGGGATCGACGGCGACACGATCGAGGAGAAACGGGAGACGCTGATCGGCCACCTGCTGGATCACGGCCACTTCGGCCCGTTCGAGCATCCGCAGGCGACCTTCGCCATCAAGGGCGTCAGCCGGTCGTGTATGGCCCAGATCACGCGCCACCGACACGCCAGTTTCGACATCCAGAGCATGCGATACGTCTCCTTCGACGACGTCGACCCCGCGGACGTCGAGGAGGGAGCGATGGTGGTGACGCCGCCGTCGGCGGTCGATCCCGACTGGATCGGCCGCAACCAGTCGAGCGGCTCCGTCGACGAGGAGACGGTCGCCGAACGCAAGCGCGTCTTCCGCGAGACGGTCCGTGACTCCGTCGAGTCCTACCAGCGACTGCTCGACCTGGGGATGCCGCCGGAGGACGCCCGCTTCGTCCTCCCCATCGGCACCGAGGTCAACATCGTCATGTCGGTCAACGCCCGGATGCTGATGCACATCGCGGACATGCGCGCCGCCGCCGACAGCCAGTGGGAGATCCGGGAGATGACCGAATCCATCCTCGACCTGGCCGCCGACTGGTGTCCGACCACCTTCGAACACTACGAGAAACACCTGAAGGGTCGGAAGAACCGCCTCGCGCCCTGATCCGCGATCCGAGGCGCCGACACGTCGTCGCCACGACTTAT is from Haloplanus salinarum and encodes:
- the sod gene encoding superoxide dismutase encodes the protein MSYELDPLPYDYDALEPHISEQVLTWHHDTHHQGYVNGWNSAEETLEENREAGDFGSSAGAIRNVTHNGSGHILHDLFWNSMSPEGGDEPSGALADRIEEDFGSYEAWKGEFEAAAGNASGWALLVYDSFSNQLRNVVVDNHDEGALWGSHPILALDVWEHSYYHDYGPARGDFVDNFFEVVDWEEPSARFEQAVELFE
- a CDS encoding nitrous oxide reductase accessory protein NosL, with the protein product MTRSVTRRRLVVTAGTLTAALAGCTGGTDDTAEPTPTTTDSTAALTDSAPVPEDASCGVCNMMPAKFPDYNAQLTVEAGDRVFFCSSGCLAAYYVDPGNFEPAHEGATFAGLWVHDHETTELIGARSAWFVRETNADRVADPMQRNPLPFAAESDAEAYVAEYDDLSESDILRLTDFDMDLATFYRGRFFE
- a CDS encoding DUF5827 family protein — encoded protein: MPRPKESFDETFACEFYTPEELLDPERMYTIGEIARLLQGLEPDAEVDEGTEAVIVDWAVPWVMINAEDLVIAEPPTEEDPGYYGLRED
- a CDS encoding MBL fold metallo-hydrolase, which codes for MTDIENLAADVQAFTSNAFLVTGDRTVLVDTGANFEVVSRVDARSDGLDAVVLTHTHPDHVGNVDAVREAFGVETWGYDPGQPSVDRELGGTVRLGDDDFSVVHTPGHKNDHVCLYAPSTRVCFAGDLVFANGAFGRTDLEEGDRETLIRSIDRLRETVDPDLAALHTGHGPSVTTDAYATVERAGEAARMG
- a CDS encoding dihydrofolate reductase; amino-acid sequence: MQLITVAAVAANGVIGRDGDLPWPSIPADKRQYRERIADSPVILGRRTFDSMRDDLPGTAQVVLSRSTTEYDVASAHHATGVDDAVATVESLGSDRAYVIGGAAIYDLFQPHADRMVLSRIPDEYEGDTSFPDWNPDDWNLADRTEYEAFTLEEWVRN
- the thyX gene encoding FAD-dependent thymidylate synthase; this translates as MDVKLLEATPDPERVICSAARNDYLSEFVGDVPFQEAMEGIDGDTIEEKRETLIGHLLDHGHFGPFEHPQATFAIKGVSRSCMAQITRHRHASFDIQSMRYVSFDDVDPADVEEGAMVVTPPSAVDPDWIGRNQSSGSVDEETVAERKRVFRETVRDSVESYQRLLDLGMPPEDARFVLPIGTEVNIVMSVNARMLMHIADMRAAADSQWEIREMTESILDLAADWCPTTFEHYEKHLKGRKNRLAP